Proteins encoded in a region of the Candidatus Nitrospira nitrificans genome:
- a CDS encoding mechanosensitive ion channel family protein, with the protein MTSSWEQTLLGPVAALGERVLAILPNILAMMILLLVGLGAAWGTGHLMERLLRVIGLDRLCDRIGIAAALLRGGIKADPSYIIGRITYWLIVIFATTASLGALDVAPINEAAHSLLSYIPHLVTAAVIGIIGYLVSNFVSQAVLIAAVNAGLPPARWIAAGTRWGIQLLTVAMALEQLGIAQHIVVVGFGITWGGLVLAAALALGLGGKDLAKDFLERRLAGHSRSQINEDLRHL; encoded by the coding sequence ATGACCTCAAGCTGGGAACAGACGTTACTCGGACCAGTCGCAGCGCTCGGCGAACGCGTGCTCGCCATCCTCCCCAATATCCTGGCCATGATGATCCTCTTGCTGGTCGGTCTGGGCGCAGCCTGGGGCACGGGGCATTTGATGGAACGGTTGCTTCGCGTCATCGGCCTGGATCGCCTCTGCGATCGAATCGGCATCGCCGCGGCCCTGCTGAGGGGAGGCATCAAAGCCGATCCGTCCTATATCATCGGCCGCATTACCTACTGGCTGATTGTAATCTTCGCCACCACGGCATCGCTGGGCGCGCTCGATGTGGCTCCGATCAATGAAGCCGCGCACTCGCTCTTGTCGTATATTCCCCATTTGGTCACCGCGGCCGTGATCGGGATCATCGGCTATCTCGTCTCAAATTTCGTGTCACAGGCCGTCCTCATCGCCGCTGTGAACGCGGGGCTCCCTCCCGCCCGCTGGATCGCAGCCGGGACTCGTTGGGGCATTCAGCTCTTGACGGTGGCCATGGCGCTCGAACAGTTGGGGATCGCTCAACACATCGTCGTCGTTGGATTCGGCATTACCTGGGGAGGCCTCGTCCTCGCCGCCGCATTGGCCTTAGGGTTAGGTGGCAAGGATCTTGCTAAAGATTTTCTAGAACGACGTTTGGCCGGACATTCCCGGTCGCAAATCAACGAAGACCTACGACATCTATAA
- a CDS encoding HAD-IIB family hydrolase — protein sequence MSRYLLFTDLDGCLLDNDTYSFNEARPALHALRSENIPVIIVSGKTRAEIEPLRERLDHHSPFIVENGAAVFVPLNTFDFPLERSRRRFGYQIIELGTPYALLRDVLRQIEEAVGTPLRGFGDLSVDEVMANTGLAREDALRAMLREFDEPFLVSGPPKLIEEVCRQIVTRGLNWTRGGRFFHLTGNNDKGRAAEILLRCYKRQERLANLPDDIETIGIGDSLNDLPLLLTVDHPVLVQKPDGSYDPDINLPNLIRAPGIGPAGWNQAVLELLRQASEETSLGRSANIRAT from the coding sequence ATGTCACGCTATTTACTCTTCACAGACCTGGACGGTTGTCTCTTAGACAACGACACCTATTCCTTTAACGAGGCAAGGCCGGCCCTTCACGCCCTCCGTTCGGAGAACATTCCGGTCATTATCGTCTCCGGAAAGACCCGCGCGGAGATCGAACCGCTTCGAGAGCGCCTTGACCACCATAGTCCTTTCATTGTCGAGAACGGTGCGGCGGTGTTTGTGCCCCTCAACACCTTTGATTTCCCCTTGGAACGATCGCGCCGCCGCTTCGGCTATCAAATCATCGAACTCGGCACACCCTATGCGCTTCTCCGGGATGTGCTCCGGCAAATTGAAGAGGCGGTGGGCACACCGCTTCGAGGATTCGGTGACCTATCGGTCGATGAAGTCATGGCGAATACAGGACTCGCCCGAGAAGATGCGCTACGGGCGATGCTGCGGGAATTCGATGAGCCGTTTTTGGTGAGCGGCCCCCCCAAGCTGATCGAGGAAGTCTGCCGCCAGATCGTGACGCGAGGGCTGAATTGGACCAGAGGGGGGCGGTTCTTTCATTTGACGGGAAACAACGACAAAGGTCGGGCCGCAGAAATTCTTCTTCGCTGTTACAAACGACAGGAACGACTGGCCAACCTGCCGGACGACATCGAAACCATCGGCATCGGCGATAGCTTGAACGATCTCCCGCTCTTACTGACGGTCGATCATCCGGTCTTGGTGCAAAAACCGGACGGCTCGTATGACCCCGACATCAACCTGCCGAATCTCATTCGCGCGCCGGGCATCGGTCCGGCCGGATGGAATCAGGCCGTCTTGGAATTGCTCAGACAGGCCTCGGAAGAGACATCCCTTGGCCGATCAGCTAATATCCGAGCCACCTGA
- a CDS encoding type II toxin-antitoxin system VapC family toxin: protein MPYYYFDSTALIKRYSMERGTRIVNKLMVKRGKVAIVPTWSVTDFYSVLCARAHEGQITRDDCYSVLYKFEIESKQGLYQFIEPKMGTYLATKELALEYPFLRSPQVMHLALALELKPLRLTVVSADPQLLAASKTAGLHIINPAED, encoded by the coding sequence ATGCCATACTACTATTTTGACTCAACCGCGCTCATTAAACGCTACAGCATGGAGCGGGGCACCAGGATTGTGAACAAGCTGATGGTGAAGCGCGGGAAAGTCGCGATCGTGCCGACCTGGAGCGTGACGGATTTCTATTCGGTGCTGTGCGCACGCGCTCACGAAGGGCAGATTACGCGGGACGATTGCTACTCCGTTCTGTATAAGTTCGAGATTGAATCCAAACAGGGGCTCTATCAATTTATTGAACCGAAGATGGGAACCTATTTGGCAACGAAGGAATTAGCTCTGGAGTATCCGTTCCTTCGGTCGCCTCAGGTGATGCACCTTGCACTGGCGTTGGAGCTGAAGCCCTTGCGCTTGACCGTCGTCAGCGCGGATCCCCAGCTGCTGGCAGCATCAAAAACGGCGGGATTGCACATCATCAATCCGGCCGAGGACTAG